The Melopsittacus undulatus isolate bMelUnd1 chromosome 12, bMelUnd1.mat.Z, whole genome shotgun sequence genome has a segment encoding these proteins:
- the PIK3IP1 gene encoding phosphoinositide-3-kinase-interacting protein 1 isoform X3, with protein sequence MLRGGPRRAAALGVVLLGSLVLAARGAEAAAEDHNSCRNPDGDAAPWCYVRGAAGVPERRPCDIAPCSDATAATAPVSTEEVGTSQEVDQVFEPADTLPSRSEAAAVQPVIGISQRVQMNSKEKKDLGTLGYVLGLIMMVIIIAIGAGIVLGYIYKRGKDLKEKHEQKVYEREMQRITLPLSAFSNPACELVDESTIVVHTNQTPVEDTQDGGGPLMGQAGTPGA encoded by the exons ATGCTGCGCGGGGGTccgcggcgggcggcggcgctGGGCGTTGTGCTGCTGGGCTCGCTGGTGCTGGCGGCCCGCGGCGCCGAAG CAGCCGCCGAGGACCACAACAGCTGCAGGAACCCGGACGGCGACGCCGCGCCTTGGTGTTACGTCCGAGGCGCTGCCGGGGTCCCCGAGCGGCGACCCTGCGACATCGCTCCGTGCTCAG ATGCTACAGCTGCCACAGCCCCTGTCTCTACAGAAGAAGTTGGTACTTCCCAGGAGGTGGATCAGGTGTTTGAACCAGCTGATACCTTGCCCTCCCGGAGtgaggcagcagctgtgcaaCCCGTCATTGGGATCAGTCAGAGGGTGCAGATGAACTCCAAAGAAAAGAAGGACTTAGGGACACTAG GGTATGTGCTGGGGCTGATCATGATGGTGATAATCATTGCCATTGGAGCTGGCATTGTCCTGGGATACATCTATAAGAG GGGGAAAGACCTGAAGGAAAAGCATGAACAGAAAGTTTATGAGCGTGAAATGCAGCGTATCACACTGCCACTGTCCGCGTTCAGCAATCCTGCCTGCGAGCTTGTCGATGAGAGCACAATCGTGGTGCACACCAACCAGACACCTGTGGAGGACACGCAGGATGGTGGTGGCCCACTCATGGGGCAGGCGGGTACTCCTGGTGCCTGA
- the PIK3IP1 gene encoding phosphoinositide-3-kinase-interacting protein 1 isoform X2, translating into MLRGGPRRAAALGVVLLGSLVLAARGAEECLRGNGASYRGSQRVASGGAPCLNWLAVRSGPGAALPAAAEDHNSCRNPDGDAAPWCYVRGAAGVPERRPCDIAPCSDATAATAPVSTEEVGTSQEVDQVFEPADTLPSRSEAAAVQPVIGISQRVQMNSKEKKDLGTLGYVLGLIMMVIIIAIGAGIVLGYIYKRGKDLKEKHEQKVYEREMQRITLPLSAFSNPACELVDESTIVVHTNQTPVEDTQDGGGPLMGQAGTPGA; encoded by the exons ATGCTGCGCGGGGGTccgcggcgggcggcggcgctGGGCGTTGTGCTGCTGGGCTCGCTGGTGCTGGCGGCCCGCGGCGCCGAAG AGTGCCTCCGCGGCAACGGCGCGTCCTACCGAGGGAGCCAGCGAGTGGCCTCCGGTGGTGCCCCGTGCCTCAACTGGCTGGCGGTGCGGAGCGGCCCCGGAGCCGCGCTCCCGGCAG CCGCCGAGGACCACAACAGCTGCAGGAACCCGGACGGCGACGCCGCGCCTTGGTGTTACGTCCGAGGCGCTGCCGGGGTCCCCGAGCGGCGACCCTGCGACATCGCTCCGTGCTCAG ATGCTACAGCTGCCACAGCCCCTGTCTCTACAGAAGAAGTTGGTACTTCCCAGGAGGTGGATCAGGTGTTTGAACCAGCTGATACCTTGCCCTCCCGGAGtgaggcagcagctgtgcaaCCCGTCATTGGGATCAGTCAGAGGGTGCAGATGAACTCCAAAGAAAAGAAGGACTTAGGGACACTAG GGTATGTGCTGGGGCTGATCATGATGGTGATAATCATTGCCATTGGAGCTGGCATTGTCCTGGGATACATCTATAAGAG GGGGAAAGACCTGAAGGAAAAGCATGAACAGAAAGTTTATGAGCGTGAAATGCAGCGTATCACACTGCCACTGTCCGCGTTCAGCAATCCTGCCTGCGAGCTTGTCGATGAGAGCACAATCGTGGTGCACACCAACCAGACACCTGTGGAGGACACGCAGGATGGTGGTGGCCCACTCATGGGGCAGGCGGGTACTCCTGGTGCCTGA
- the PIK3IP1 gene encoding phosphoinositide-3-kinase-interacting protein 1 isoform X1, producing MLRGGPRRAAALGVVLLGSLVLAARGAEECLRGNGASYRGSQRVASGGAPCLNWLAVRSGPGAALPAAAAEDHNSCRNPDGDAAPWCYVRGAAGVPERRPCDIAPCSDATAATAPVSTEEVGTSQEVDQVFEPADTLPSRSEAAAVQPVIGISQRVQMNSKEKKDLGTLGYVLGLIMMVIIIAIGAGIVLGYIYKRGKDLKEKHEQKVYEREMQRITLPLSAFSNPACELVDESTIVVHTNQTPVEDTQDGGGPLMGQAGTPGA from the exons ATGCTGCGCGGGGGTccgcggcgggcggcggcgctGGGCGTTGTGCTGCTGGGCTCGCTGGTGCTGGCGGCCCGCGGCGCCGAAG AGTGCCTCCGCGGCAACGGCGCGTCCTACCGAGGGAGCCAGCGAGTGGCCTCCGGTGGTGCCCCGTGCCTCAACTGGCTGGCGGTGCGGAGCGGCCCCGGAGCCGCGCTCCCGGCAG CAGCCGCCGAGGACCACAACAGCTGCAGGAACCCGGACGGCGACGCCGCGCCTTGGTGTTACGTCCGAGGCGCTGCCGGGGTCCCCGAGCGGCGACCCTGCGACATCGCTCCGTGCTCAG ATGCTACAGCTGCCACAGCCCCTGTCTCTACAGAAGAAGTTGGTACTTCCCAGGAGGTGGATCAGGTGTTTGAACCAGCTGATACCTTGCCCTCCCGGAGtgaggcagcagctgtgcaaCCCGTCATTGGGATCAGTCAGAGGGTGCAGATGAACTCCAAAGAAAAGAAGGACTTAGGGACACTAG GGTATGTGCTGGGGCTGATCATGATGGTGATAATCATTGCCATTGGAGCTGGCATTGTCCTGGGATACATCTATAAGAG GGGGAAAGACCTGAAGGAAAAGCATGAACAGAAAGTTTATGAGCGTGAAATGCAGCGTATCACACTGCCACTGTCCGCGTTCAGCAATCCTGCCTGCGAGCTTGTCGATGAGAGCACAATCGTGGTGCACACCAACCAGACACCTGTGGAGGACACGCAGGATGGTGGTGGCCCACTCATGGGGCAGGCGGGTACTCCTGGTGCCTGA